The DNA sequence GCATGACCCTCTGGACCAGTGCAGCAGTCATCTGCATGGCCTGGACCCTCTCTGTGGCCATGGCCTTCCCACCAGTCTTTGACGTGGGCACCTACAAGTTCATCCGTGAGGAGGACCAGTGCATCTTTGAACATCGCTACTTTAAGGCCAATGACACACTGGGTTTCATGCTCATGCTGGCTGCTCTCATGGCTGCCACCCATGCTGTGTACGGGAAGCTACTTCTCTTTGAGTACCGCCACCGCAAGATGCGCCCTGTCCAGACCATCCCAGCAGTCAGTCAGAACTGGACGTTTCATGGGCCTGGTGCCACGGGCCAGGCCGCCGCGAACTGGATAGCTGGCTTTGGCCGAGGCCCCCTGCCTCCTACCTTGCTGGGCATCCGGCAGGCCACCGGAGGGGGAGGTGGTCACGTAGCCAGCCGGCGCCTCCTAGGCATGGAGGAGTTCCGGGGGGAGAAGGAGCTAGGCCGCATGTTCTACGCCATCACTTTGCTGTTCCTGCTGCTCTGGTCTCCCTATATCGTGGCCTGCTATTGGCGGGTTTTTGTGAAGGCCTGTGCTGTACCTCATCGATACCTAGCCACTGCAGTGTGGATGAGCTTTACACAGGCTGGGGTCAACCCCATTGTCTGCTTCCTCCTCAACAAGGACCTCAAGAAGTGCCTGAGGACTCATGCCCCTTGCTGGGGCGCTGGAGGCCCCCAGGCCCCTCGGGAGCCTTATTGTGTCATG is a window from the Notamacropus eugenii isolate mMacEug1 chromosome X, mMacEug1.pri_v2, whole genome shotgun sequence genome containing:
- the GPR173 gene encoding probable G-protein coupled receptor 173; this translates as MPNATGPDGLSGSRSSLPPTPAATTAASTSIKLVLLGAIICVSLVGNTLLSLLVLRERTLHKAPYYFLLDLCLADGVRAAVCFPFVLASIRHGSAWTYSALSCKVVAFMAVLFCFHAAFMLFCISVTRYMAVAHHRFYAKRMTLWTSAAVICMAWTLSVAMAFPPVFDVGTYKFIREEDQCIFEHRYFKANDTLGFMLMLAALMAATHAVYGKLLLFEYRHRKMRPVQTIPAVSQNWTFHGPGATGQAAANWIAGFGRGPLPPTLLGIRQATGGGGGHVASRRLLGMEEFRGEKELGRMFYAITLLFLLLWSPYIVACYWRVFVKACAVPHRYLATAVWMSFTQAGVNPIVCFLLNKDLKKCLRTHAPCWGAGGPQAPREPYCVM